A single window of Actinoallomurus bryophytorum DNA harbors:
- a CDS encoding maleylpyruvate isomerase family mycothiol-dependent enzyme, with protein MTIIDDLTAEQDRLEDVLAGLDEAQWTSPSGASGWTVADVVLHLAQGEEGVAASVAGAGVDVRPREGDTVEEAMDLLVRAQRTAPEEVFRRWREARKDAVEALRGADPKRPLTWVETPLKPATLATTRLAEHWAHGLDITEPLGIGFPDTERLRHVAWLAHRTLPYALAVTAEQAGPVSCELTAPDGTEVWRFGPADAESTISGTAGAFCRVAAQRLGAAESGLRTTGPYGAVALSVVRTYAV; from the coding sequence ATGACGATCATCGATGACCTGACCGCCGAGCAGGACCGGCTGGAGGACGTCCTCGCGGGTCTGGACGAGGCGCAGTGGACATCGCCGTCGGGCGCCTCCGGCTGGACCGTCGCGGACGTCGTGCTCCATCTGGCGCAGGGCGAGGAAGGTGTCGCGGCCAGCGTGGCCGGCGCCGGGGTCGACGTTCGCCCGAGGGAGGGTGACACGGTCGAGGAGGCCATGGACCTGCTCGTACGCGCGCAGCGCACCGCACCGGAGGAGGTGTTCCGCCGGTGGCGTGAGGCACGTAAGGACGCGGTGGAGGCGCTGCGCGGAGCCGACCCGAAACGGCCGCTGACCTGGGTCGAGACGCCGCTGAAACCGGCCACCCTCGCGACCACGCGGCTGGCCGAACACTGGGCGCACGGTCTGGACATCACCGAGCCGCTCGGCATCGGCTTCCCCGACACCGAACGCCTGCGCCACGTCGCCTGGCTGGCGCACCGGACGCTGCCCTACGCCCTGGCGGTGACCGCCGAGCAGGCGGGCCCGGTGTCGTGTGAGCTGACCGCGCCGGACGGCACGGAGGTGTGGCGTTTCGGTCCCGCCGACGCCGAGTCGACCATCTCCGGCACGGCGGGAGCCTTCTGCCGCGTCGCCGCACAACGCCTCGGCGCGGCCGAGTCCGGGCTGCGCACCACCGGCCCGTACGGCGCCGTCGCCCTCAGCGTCGTACGCACCTACGCCGTCTGA
- the ligD gene encoding non-homologous end-joining DNA ligase, whose translation MSGKGETRDGVSLTNLDQPLFDGADATKRDLVDYLDAVRDRILPVLRDRPLSVVRALRGQDPFMQKNVPKYTPPWVATVTLWAETSKRKVSYALCDDRRTLLWFANQRAIEYHPTLVRAADRDHPTHLVLDIDPPEGDAFPLAAGAARLVRQALADVGMAGVVKTSGAKGVHVFVPIAAGPSHADVAAATRALAARAERLDPDLATTAFIRDDREGKVFLDSTRSGGATTVVAAYSPRIRPGAPVSFPLSWDELDAVTPADFTVRTAARLVADRDPWAGQMPEPQPLDAGLVEEGRAIPVARVQAMHEGKRRARARREKEQEAGE comes from the coding sequence ATGAGCGGCAAGGGCGAGACGCGGGACGGGGTGTCGCTGACCAACCTCGACCAACCGCTGTTCGACGGCGCGGACGCGACAAAGCGCGACCTGGTCGACTACCTGGACGCCGTGCGCGACCGGATCCTCCCGGTGCTGCGCGACCGGCCGCTCTCGGTGGTCCGTGCCCTCCGCGGCCAGGATCCCTTCATGCAGAAGAACGTCCCCAAGTACACCCCGCCGTGGGTGGCGACGGTGACGCTGTGGGCGGAGACCTCCAAGCGCAAGGTCTCGTACGCGCTGTGCGATGACCGCCGTACGCTGCTGTGGTTCGCCAACCAGCGGGCCATCGAGTACCACCCCACGCTGGTCCGGGCCGCCGACCGCGACCATCCCACCCACCTCGTGCTCGACATCGACCCGCCCGAGGGCGACGCGTTCCCGCTGGCGGCCGGCGCGGCACGGCTGGTCCGCCAGGCCCTCGCCGACGTCGGCATGGCGGGCGTGGTCAAGACGAGCGGGGCCAAGGGCGTGCACGTGTTCGTGCCGATCGCGGCCGGGCCGTCGCACGCGGACGTCGCCGCGGCGACCCGCGCGCTCGCGGCGCGCGCCGAGCGGCTCGATCCGGACCTCGCCACCACGGCCTTCATCCGGGACGACCGTGAGGGCAAGGTGTTCCTCGACTCGACGCGGTCCGGCGGGGCGACGACCGTCGTCGCCGCCTACAGCCCGCGGATACGGCCCGGCGCACCGGTGTCCTTTCCCCTGTCCTGGGACGAGCTCGACGCGGTCACCCCCGCCGACTTCACCGTGCGCACCGCCGCGCGCCTCGTCGCCGACCGTGACCCGTGGGCCGGCCAGATGCCCGAGCCGCAGCCGCTGGACGCCGGCCTGGTCGAGGAGGGACGCGCGATCCCGGTCGCTCGGGTGCAGGCGATGCACGAGGGCAAGCGGCGCGCCCGCGCCCGCCGCGAGAAGGAACAGGAGGCCGGGGAGTGA
- a CDS encoding SRPBCC family protein, whose amino-acid sequence MPDEVAESVIVNAEPADVYAAVSDVRRMARWSPECFATWVWSRREGRPAGFVGFNRRGPLVWFTTCRVVVARPGEEFAFDVSTFGMPVSRWSYRLAAVPEGTELTEHWADRRTRGAHLMGRIFTGSVANDRAEANRDGMRTTLSRLKGELDRH is encoded by the coding sequence ATGCCAGACGAAGTCGCCGAAAGCGTCATTGTGAACGCCGAGCCCGCCGACGTGTACGCCGCGGTCTCCGACGTGCGCCGGATGGCGAGATGGAGCCCCGAATGCTTCGCCACGTGGGTGTGGTCGCGGCGGGAGGGAAGACCGGCCGGGTTCGTGGGCTTCAACCGCCGGGGACCGCTGGTCTGGTTCACCACGTGCAGGGTCGTGGTCGCCAGGCCGGGGGAGGAGTTCGCATTCGACGTCTCGACGTTCGGGATGCCGGTGTCGAGGTGGAGCTACCGGCTCGCGGCGGTGCCCGAGGGCACCGAGCTGACCGAACACTGGGCCGACCGGCGCACCCGTGGCGCCCACCTCATGGGCCGGATCTTCACCGGCAGTGTCGCGAACGACCGCGCCGAGGCCAACCGCGACGGCATGCGCACCACCCTGTCCCGGCTCAAGGGCGAGCTGGACCGGCACTGA
- a CDS encoding acyltransferase family protein — MSRSASGDTSVTARLAWLDLLRGVAALVVALHHATYYFTPRLRAGMVDWFDPGLYGVLVFFLVSGYIVPASLERHGRVKSFWISRVTRIYPLLILACAVTLLPFLLGVRGLRAGLQSYDPMTAVLAHLTMLQDVLGVPNAINVLWTLSYEMLFYLLVVALFVTGVHRRSAPVSVVLVSAAVLAGGLLPMAALTRNVGVWQIVVLTALVMASAITAGASRHPAVRTAGGVAGGVLAVVLVLVNERIAPWEGLVILAVMFTGTALYRAEHGQISRRAAALSSALVLTGAIVAGVWHAAIGMSPAQADAFQVYWVGSVLLAALTFAGGWALRGRRIPSWLTALGTISFSLYLLHPVLLMLNDQLLGTPDHDDGVRLGIFVLVLIGVSGLTYRYVEVPFQRLGRRLNHRPAALAAPPVPVPLEPVSE; from the coding sequence ATGTCCCGATCAGCCTCGGGCGACACGTCTGTCACGGCTCGCCTGGCTTGGCTGGATCTCTTGCGGGGGGTCGCGGCCCTCGTGGTCGCCCTGCACCACGCGACCTACTACTTCACTCCACGGCTGCGCGCCGGCATGGTCGACTGGTTCGACCCCGGCCTGTACGGGGTCCTGGTCTTCTTCCTGGTCAGCGGCTACATCGTGCCCGCGTCGCTGGAGCGGCACGGCCGCGTGAAGAGCTTCTGGATCAGCAGGGTGACGCGCATCTACCCGCTCCTGATCCTCGCGTGCGCGGTCACCCTGCTTCCGTTCCTGCTGGGCGTTCGCGGACTGCGCGCGGGGTTGCAGTCCTACGACCCGATGACCGCCGTCCTCGCCCACCTGACGATGCTCCAGGACGTGCTCGGCGTGCCGAACGCGATCAATGTGCTGTGGACGCTCTCGTACGAGATGCTCTTCTACCTGCTGGTCGTCGCGCTGTTCGTCACGGGCGTGCATCGCCGGTCCGCGCCGGTCTCGGTCGTGCTCGTGTCGGCGGCCGTCCTCGCCGGCGGGCTGCTGCCGATGGCGGCGCTGACCCGGAACGTCGGGGTCTGGCAGATCGTGGTGCTGACCGCACTGGTGATGGCGTCCGCCATCACCGCGGGCGCCTCGCGCCACCCGGCCGTACGCACCGCGGGCGGCGTCGCGGGGGGCGTCCTGGCGGTCGTGCTGGTCCTCGTCAACGAACGGATCGCGCCGTGGGAGGGCCTGGTGATCCTCGCGGTGATGTTCACCGGCACCGCGCTCTACCGGGCCGAGCACGGCCAGATCAGCCGCCGGGCCGCCGCGCTGTCGTCGGCACTGGTGCTGACCGGCGCGATCGTGGCGGGCGTCTGGCACGCCGCGATCGGCATGTCACCGGCGCAGGCGGACGCGTTCCAGGTGTACTGGGTCGGGTCGGTGCTGCTCGCGGCGCTGACGTTCGCCGGCGGGTGGGCGCTGCGCGGCCGCCGGATCCCTTCCTGGCTGACGGCCCTGGGCACCATCAGCTTCTCGCTCTACCTGCTGCATCCGGTGCTGCTGATGCTCAACGACCAGCTCCTGGGCACTCCGGACCATGACGACGGGGTGCGGCTCGGCATCTTCGTCCTCGTGCTGATCGGGGTCAGCGGGCTCACGTACCGCTACGTCGAGGTGCCGTTCCAGCGGCTCGGCCGCCGCCTCAACCACCGCCCGGCCGCGCTCGCCGCGCCTCCCGTTCCGGTACCTCTGGAACCCGTGTCCGAATAA
- a CDS encoding acyltransferase family protein, protein MSTPQSSAFEPLQRPQAALPPPASSSPTDVVPAQPVQPAPRPRERDPFFDNAKFFAILLVVAGHAIVNLRDVRVAHALYLFVYTFHMPVFIIITGYFSRRFTFSGGKARKLLTNLAVPYVVFETAYSTYHWAVGHSKFEISLLDPYYLTWFLLALFAWRLSTPVWQQIRFPIVVAVVISLLSGMDQLPGALEMNRVFGLVPFYVVGLFLKPEHFELLKRRSARFIGAIVLLGGFAFTYLVVDRHLSTEWVYWRSGNPTLHVNNLVGTGVRMGLLLAAAVLVAAFLTQVPRKQRWFTSLGSATLYAYLLHGFATKLADYYGWYDADVLHTIPGVLAVAAAGAVLATLLCTPPVRWVMHWALEPNMTFAFTALRRPKMNLYAGRRRAARKKEAAPEQPAAPSPERTPAG, encoded by the coding sequence ATGAGCACCCCCCAGTCTTCGGCGTTCGAACCGCTCCAGCGACCTCAGGCCGCCCTGCCGCCGCCGGCCTCGTCGTCGCCCACGGACGTGGTGCCGGCCCAGCCGGTCCAGCCGGCCCCCCGGCCACGGGAGCGGGACCCGTTCTTCGACAACGCCAAGTTCTTCGCGATCCTGCTCGTGGTCGCCGGCCACGCGATCGTGAACCTGCGTGACGTACGCGTCGCACACGCGCTCTACCTGTTCGTCTACACGTTCCACATGCCGGTCTTCATCATCATCACCGGCTACTTCTCCCGGAGGTTCACCTTCTCCGGCGGCAAGGCCCGCAAGCTCCTCACCAACCTGGCCGTGCCCTATGTCGTGTTCGAGACCGCCTACTCGACGTACCACTGGGCGGTGGGCCATTCGAAGTTCGAGATCAGCCTGCTGGATCCGTACTACCTGACGTGGTTCCTGCTCGCGCTGTTCGCCTGGCGGCTGTCCACGCCGGTGTGGCAGCAGATCCGCTTTCCCATCGTGGTGGCGGTCGTCATCAGCCTTCTGTCGGGCATGGACCAGCTGCCCGGCGCGCTGGAGATGAACCGCGTCTTCGGCCTGGTGCCGTTCTACGTGGTCGGCCTGTTCCTCAAGCCCGAGCACTTCGAGCTCCTCAAGCGGCGCTCCGCCCGGTTCATCGGCGCGATCGTGCTGCTCGGCGGGTTCGCCTTCACGTACCTGGTCGTCGACCGGCACCTGTCCACCGAGTGGGTGTACTGGCGCAGCGGCAACCCGACGCTGCACGTGAACAACCTGGTCGGCACGGGTGTGCGCATGGGACTGCTCCTGGCCGCCGCCGTGCTCGTCGCGGCGTTCCTGACCCAGGTGCCGCGCAAGCAGCGGTGGTTCACCTCGCTCGGGTCCGCCACGCTGTACGCCTACCTGCTGCACGGCTTCGCCACCAAGCTCGCCGACTACTACGGCTGGTACGACGCCGACGTCCTGCACACGATCCCCGGCGTCCTCGCGGTGGCCGCGGCGGGTGCAGTCCTCGCGACGCTGCTGTGCACCCCGCCCGTGCGCTGGGTCATGCACTGGGCACTCGAGCCCAACATGACATTCGCCTTCACGGCACTGCGCCGCCCGAAGATGAACCTGTACGCCGGACGCCGCCGCGCCGCGCGCAAGAAGGAAGCGGCACCCGAGCAGCCGGCCGCGCCGTCCCCGGAGCGCACCCCCGCCGGCTGA